Proteins co-encoded in one Kutzneria chonburiensis genomic window:
- a CDS encoding type II secretion system F family protein produces the protein MTTPMLGYAASALLLSLALLVLPGPITARVRLAMVFGPPTTVRRHGPRIPPAWLPALTGLAGGVLAAMVFGWMPALVVSAAIFLWCRRTMRRGPPPPDPLRLAATWDLLAACLRAGLPVPTAIRAVAADAPPECAEVLCRTAELLALGSDPVQAWAPALAEPTTAALARSARRSAHSGTALAEVADGLARRIRAASADTAEARAQRAGVLIAGPLALCFLPAFLCLGVVPVVVGLADRVLISW, from the coding sequence GCTCTCCTTCTTTCTCTTGCGCTGCTGGTGCTGCCCGGACCGATCACGGCTCGCGTTCGGCTGGCCATGGTGTTCGGCCCGCCGACGACGGTCAGGCGGCACGGCCCTCGAATACCGCCGGCGTGGCTGCCGGCCTTGACCGGGCTTGCCGGCGGGGTGCTGGCAGCGATGGTGTTCGGCTGGATGCCCGCGCTGGTGGTGTCGGCGGCGATCTTCCTCTGGTGCCGCAGGACGATGCGGCGCGGACCGCCGCCGCCGGATCCATTACGTCTGGCGGCCACGTGGGATCTGCTCGCCGCGTGCCTGCGTGCCGGGCTGCCCGTGCCGACGGCAATCCGGGCGGTGGCCGCTGACGCGCCACCGGAGTGCGCCGAGGTGTTGTGCCGGACGGCCGAACTGCTGGCGTTGGGTTCAGACCCGGTGCAGGCCTGGGCCCCGGCGCTGGCTGAGCCGACCACGGCGGCGTTGGCGAGGAGTGCTCGCCGGAGTGCGCACTCCGGTACCGCGCTCGCCGAGGTCGCGGACGGGCTGGCCCGGCGCATCCGGGCGGCGTCGGCCGACACGGCCGAGGCCCGGGCCCAGCGTGCAGGGGTGTTGATCGCCGGACCGCTCGCACTGTGTTTCCTGCCGGCCTTCCTCTGCCTGGGCGTCGTGCCCGTGGTGGTGGGACTGGCCGATCGAGTGCTCATCAGCTGGTGA
- a CDS encoding DUF4244 domain-containing protein, with protein sequence MRGLVCRIRALLASDDGAVSVELVLLMLTLAALAGTLYLIVTSDAVRVAIEGLIDRALSVPL encoded by the coding sequence ATGAGAGGCCTGGTGTGCCGGATCCGTGCACTGCTCGCTTCCGACGACGGCGCGGTGAGCGTCGAGTTGGTGCTGCTCATGCTCACCCTCGCGGCCCTTGCGGGCACGCTGTATCTGATCGTGACCAGCGACGCCGTGCGTGTCGCCATCGAGGGGCTGATCGACCGTGCCCTCTCGGTTCCGCTCTGA
- a CDS encoding TadE family type IV pilus minor pilin: MPSRFRSERGSVTVEAAIALCAFVVMLTVGISAIGAVVAGLRAIDAAAEIARLVARGDRARGEQALRQLGPNGAELSIKVDGDEVSVTVTAEPVPLLLGIRPSGTACAVLEPEVSG; encoded by the coding sequence GTGCCCTCTCGGTTCCGCTCTGAGCGCGGTTCGGTCACCGTCGAGGCCGCCATCGCCCTCTGCGCCTTTGTCGTGATGCTCACGGTGGGGATCTCGGCGATCGGCGCCGTGGTCGCCGGCCTCCGGGCCATCGACGCTGCCGCCGAGATCGCCCGGCTGGTCGCCCGAGGCGATCGGGCCCGTGGCGAACAGGCCCTACGGCAACTCGGCCCGAACGGCGCCGAATTGTCGATCAAGGTCGACGGCGACGAGGTCAGCGTGACGGTCACGGCCGAGCCTGTGCCGTTGCTGTTGGGCATACGGCCGTCGGGAACGGCCTGCGCAGTGCTCGAACCGGAGGTGAGTGGATGA
- a CDS encoding Rv3654c family TadE-like protein → MRNTQARARDAPAGCGRGPWSDRIRGERGSATVLVAGMVVVLMMLVVLGLQIGGAVLTRHRVAAAADLAALAAAGQLAAGSDHACERARQVAERMSVTTTACRVVEREAYVSVTARPPGWAALSGTANAHARAGPAEVPDGR, encoded by the coding sequence ATGAGGAACACCCAGGCCCGCGCTCGGGATGCGCCGGCCGGGTGCGGCCGCGGTCCGTGGAGTGATCGGATACGAGGCGAGCGGGGCTCGGCGACGGTGTTGGTGGCCGGGATGGTCGTGGTGCTGATGATGCTCGTGGTGCTCGGTCTCCAGATCGGTGGCGCGGTGCTGACCCGGCACCGGGTCGCCGCTGCGGCCGACCTCGCGGCGCTCGCCGCGGCCGGCCAACTGGCCGCCGGCAGCGACCACGCCTGCGAGCGGGCCCGGCAGGTCGCCGAGCGGATGTCAGTCACGACGACCGCTTGTCGCGTCGTCGAACGGGAGGCGTACGTGTCGGTGACCGCTCGGCCGCCGGGATGGGCGGCGTTGTCCGGCACGGCCAACGCCCATGCCCGTGCAGGTCCGGCTGAAGTGCCCGACGGTCGTTGA